In a genomic window of Corynebacterium coyleae:
- the argH gene encoding argininosuccinate lyase codes for MEQHKTNEGALWGGRFSGGPSEAMFALSVSTHFDWVLAPYDVLASKAHAKVLNKAGLLSDDDLAVMLDGLDQLGRDVADGSFGPLPTDEDVHGAMERGLIDRVGPEIGGRLRAGRSRNDQVAAMFRMWLRDALRGVALDVSDLIDAIVAQAEAHPDAIMPGKTHFQAAQPILLAHSLLAHAQPLLRDLDRIKDADKRLAVSPYGSGALAGSSLHLDPEAIAEELGFDSATDNSLDGTSSRDFAAESAYVLAQIAIDISRFAEEIIAWSTPEFGYVTLHDAWSTGSSIMPQKKNPDVPELARGKAGRLIGNLSGLLATLKAMPLAYNRDLQEDKEPLVDSVTQLSILLPAFTGLVSTLTFHEDRMRELAPAGFTLATDLAEWMVRQGVPFREAHEASGACVRIAESRGVDLVDLTDEELAGVDKRLLPEVREVLTVDGAVASRDTRGGTAKPRVVEQRERVREANKAARQWAEQPVRKK; via the coding sequence AAGGTGCGCTCTGGGGCGGTCGTTTTTCCGGCGGCCCGTCGGAAGCCATGTTCGCCCTGTCCGTGTCTACCCATTTTGACTGGGTGCTTGCGCCATACGATGTGCTCGCATCCAAGGCACACGCGAAGGTGCTGAACAAGGCAGGTTTGCTTAGCGACGACGACCTTGCCGTCATGCTCGACGGCCTGGACCAACTCGGCCGCGACGTTGCCGACGGCTCGTTCGGTCCGCTGCCGACCGATGAGGATGTCCATGGTGCGATGGAGCGTGGACTCATCGACCGTGTCGGGCCCGAGATCGGTGGTCGCCTGCGTGCTGGACGTTCCCGCAACGACCAGGTTGCGGCCATGTTCCGGATGTGGCTGCGCGATGCCCTGCGGGGTGTCGCACTCGATGTCAGCGATCTGATCGACGCGATCGTCGCACAGGCGGAAGCCCACCCAGACGCGATCATGCCTGGCAAGACCCACTTCCAGGCAGCACAGCCGATCCTGCTTGCGCACTCGCTGTTGGCGCATGCCCAGCCGCTGCTGCGAGACCTGGACCGGATCAAGGATGCCGACAAGCGACTGGCAGTCTCGCCGTACGGTTCCGGAGCGCTGGCTGGTTCGTCGCTGCACCTCGACCCAGAGGCGATCGCAGAGGAGCTTGGTTTCGATTCGGCAACCGACAACTCGCTCGACGGCACCTCCTCGCGCGACTTTGCTGCAGAATCCGCGTACGTCCTGGCACAGATTGCGATTGATATCTCTCGTTTCGCCGAAGAGATCATCGCGTGGTCCACGCCAGAGTTCGGTTACGTCACGCTGCATGACGCGTGGTCGACCGGCTCGTCGATCATGCCGCAGAAGAAGAACCCGGACGTTCCGGAACTTGCCCGCGGCAAGGCTGGTCGCTTGATCGGTAACCTTTCCGGTTTGCTCGCCACGCTGAAGGCTATGCCGCTGGCGTACAACCGTGACCTTCAGGAAGACAAGGAGCCGTTGGTCGACTCGGTCACGCAGCTCTCCATCCTCCTGCCGGCGTTCACTGGACTGGTTTCCACGTTGACGTTCCACGAAGACCGCATGCGCGAACTGGCTCCAGCAGGGTTCACATTGGCCACCGACCTTGCCGAATGGATGGTGCGCCAGGGCGTTCCATTCCGCGAAGCACACGAGGCTTCGGGAGCCTGCGTTCGCATCGCAGAATCCCGTGGTGTCGATCTCGTGGATCTGACGGATGAGGAGCTAGCGGGCGTCGATAAGCGTCTGCTCCCCGAAGTGCGCGAGGTACTTACTGTCGATGGGGCGGTCGCATCCCGCGATACCCGCGGCGGTACTGCGAAACCGCGTGTGGTGGAGCAGCGGGAGCGTGTCCGCGAAGCGAACAAGGCTGCGCGTCAGTGGGCAGAGCAGCCAGTTCGGAAGAAGTAA